The window CAATCAAGATATTAGCTTTGTCAGAATGGCAATTAAGGTCTTCAGAACATTGGTGGAGCTAAAACTGGTTCAAGTGTTGTAAAATCTTGGCTGACTGCCTATCTGCTCATGAACATATAATAAGGTGCAATATCAAATATTCTTTGTATGTATGAAACCTAAATTCAGTAGAGGTTTGTTATACTTGATAGTTAGCATTCATACAGTTTGTCCAAGTAATTCACATGTTAAACACACTTTTTCCAAGGTACAATTACTTAATTGTTTGGTCTAGCATTCGCACAATGGTATCATAGactgttttctttttttggggCAAGGACTGGTTTCAAATTTCAATCATATAATGGAAGTAACCTTTTTTCATTTTCCTCATTGTCTTTTAAAATTCAGCGTACCATATTCTAAGTATAAACTGAAGTTGTGGCCAAACTGATGGACCCAAAAGGATGGCTTCGGCTTATGTAGGGAAGTAAGTTGTAGCCTTGGCACATGGTCTCTGCTCTCTTCCCCAATTCACACACCACCATGCCTTCTACTCAAGTAAATTAGCCTATGGTGCTTTCGGCATAGGCTGCATCAGGTTTGCTCCATCGAGTTGTGGTGTGCCGTCAGAGCCTTTCGCCATTGAAAATTGCTCAAGGGCTTCTCTGCAATGGCACATTGGTTGTCCCCTTTTATTTTCTGTGGCATGATCGAAATTGAACTAATTCTCTAGGGATTGTGCATATGGTGTTTGTCTGTGTGTGAGTGGTATTGCACTCTTCTTTAATGAAATGACATGCAGATCTCCCACGTTGTTCGAGAAAAATAAATGCACCACCAAGCCTATGAGGAAGACATACATGCCCACAAGGTTGTTGGCCTTTCTGTTGAGGGGCTTATACACTATAAGTTGAGGCAAACCATGTTGTTTTTGTGGGGCTTATAATAGGCACAGAAGCTAGCTATTGGCATTATGAACATCTCAGCCCATTGCATCCATTATATATGTAATATATTCTACAGTTTCTAACCTCACTTTCATACGCATCCATTATATATGTAATATATTCTACAGTTTCTAACCTCACTTTCATATGCTCCATAGGCTTGCCCAGTTTGCTCGGCCAGGATTTCGAAGGACTTGTTGGAACATATAACTCTTCAGCACGGCTACCTGTTCAAAATATCCTTTTCTGAGATGATTGTCTTTATTGGCAGTTTGCACTGGTGTTgtagaagttatttttgaacTGTAACTTCCGTATGTTTCCTTAATAATGTGCACTTGCAAAGACATCACAGGTTACGTAGAGTTGCTGGTGCTGGCAACCACACTCTCTCTTATGCAGGGAGAGATCTTCAAGAGACCTACTTAAAGGTGCTGCTTGGAAATAGCGGTCgaagcagcagcaccaccaaTACATCAACTTCAGTCACTGATTCACTGCTATCTTCATTAGTTTTAAATTTATCTTCATCAGAAGCAGAAGACACCTCAAAATCTTCTGCTCCTGCTGTGGCCGAAAATAGTTGGTTTAAAAGATCACTACCTTCAAAGAATTGGAAGATAAGGTACAATCCAATTCTTTTCCTGCCTCTTATCACTATTAGTTTACTCTGTCTACTTCTGCATGTTATGtggcttttttttgttttaatcACGTGAAGTTTTTTAGCCTCCTTTGAATGAAAATGTGTATAGCTTAATGTTCCTTGCTAAGCCACAAAACCTGTTTAGGTACAGTTAGCTTAAAGATGTATGAACTATCCACATTAAATTAAGTTTTGCTGTTATATGCATGTTACAGTCAGCTTAATATCTACCTAGTTATCTGTCTACTTCGTTTTCTGATTAGACTAAGAACTTAGCCTAGACTGGATACACTCTGTAGGCCAAGTTATTGCGCATGAACTAACATCTTTCGAGAAGCTATTTTGTCATACTGGAATCCAGTTTGGTACGGCTGACAAGGTTGGCTTTGCACTTAATATTCACACTAAACAAAATAAGTGCTGTATTTGATCTCCCATCAAGTTATATACTCTTATTTGCACCTATCATGCAAGTTCATGTAACTGTGGTGCAATTTATTCTATGCTGAATGATTTACTTATATAGGTTCTCTGATAAGCTTAACCCCCTTTTCTACAAATAAGCTTAAGTTTGATCAAGCATGTCACCCTGGAGTGTAAATTTATCAGGCCTGTTTAATTGTACTATTCTTCCATTATGAAATGAAGTTTGCTTCATAAATCATATCACCGCAGCATTGCTGGCTCCATCTAGCCCTTAAGTTTTGAGAAACAAATGGCACTACAACTCTTGTACCAGATTATGCACTTTATCAAATGTTGTAGGCATGTTGAACAACTTGTCTCTACACAGATGAAATACATTATTATGATGGGATTTTGAACTCCAATAGAGAGAACTGGACAATTTCCAACATCAAGTCTTCTGAGTGCTTCATGATGTATTAATGCAATTTCTTCTTTTAGTTCTGCTGATTCCAACCTTAGTCATGAAGAGAGGGAGCAGAGAAGGAGGCGAGCTGTGGTGAGATCAGCGTTTGTACAGCATATCCTTGTCACTACCCTTTTCGATGACTAGCAGGACATAGCTCATGCATTGAAATCATGTGGGCTTTTTGCCCACTCATTTATCTGGATGAATAATGAGCTAATCACCTCCGGTATCTCGAAGTTGTTCATCAAACTGAGGCTGGTACCTGATTCCATGAAGCTCGATGATAAATTGAAGACTCAGAGGGCCTCTTACCTTATATGTTTTATATGGAAGCAGCTCTGAACATTTGCTGTCCAGATCAAATTCAGACTGCTAGGCTTTTAACTAGTGTTCTTATAGTAGAGTCTTGATGTTTCTTTCATTGGATTTCGTTTTGTGCTGCAGAACGTGTTGTACCTTATCCTATTTATTATTACTATGGACATTTGAATGTTGGCTTTCCAACTATGGCGTATGCTTATGAAATCTATTTGAACCTTGCGTTCATTTATTTCAACATATTCCAGTGTGTAAGTGACAACTCTATTAAATCCTTATGGCATTTGTAGTGTGCTTTTCATGAGTCTGGAGGTGTAGGTTTCGTAGCATCCTAGCCTCAGAATGAGCTATCTTTGCAAATGTCTGCctaggggtgcaaattggtgatcCTTAGGTGTACCTCCAattctttttagttcaaaattttatactaattcTTCAAATTGAGATATCATTTTGAataattaatataaaattttgaactaaagagggttggagagGCACCTAAGGATTGACACCCCTAGTCTGCCGTCATGACAATTTTCATacgtaaatcaaggataagttAATTAAACTGAGAAGCTGATAAGACAGCATCTGTGCTCGTCCACAGATGTAGAGGATGATATTGCTATTATTCCATTATGTGAACGATGAGTTAATAGCTTCCTTGGACCACCTACCTGGGCGTGTTTGTTTTCGATTATAAGCTTATTCTGGATGGAGAAAAGCGAAAATCCCATCTAAATGCGTCGCTTATTTTTCGCTTTTCTCAACCGCGGCTTCTCCAGGAATCGCAGATACAACGTAAACACCGATTCTGACCACCACGTCCAAAACTTCGCGCACGGGAGAAGCGAGCCGATTTTCCCACTGATACCCCTCCTCCCCCGTCTCCAACCCCTCCCGATAGGACTCCTCGCATTTCGGCGCCGCCCGTCCGTCCTGGACCGCCGCCCCCTACTCCGCCCCCTCCTCTACCGTCGCCGGCCCCCTACTGCGAGAACCCGTGCGGCCGCGGCCTGCTGGGACCTCCGAATCTCGCCGCCCCTCGGCCCCTCCTGtaccacccccaccccccccccccccctcctgcgGCGCCTCCCACGCCGAGACGCGAGGCGGGGCACCCGCGCGGCCGCACCAGCTCGTCCCAGGCGCCGTGCGGAGCCCGTGGAAGTGCCCTGCCGCCGCAAGTCCCGGATCCGCGCCGCCACCTGGAATCGTCCCGGATCCGCGTGGCCACCACCTAGAATCGCCCCGCTGCCGCAAGTCAGGTGCGCACGCCGCCCTTTTTGGCCCTATTTATTTCCTGGGAATGCATATTTCATGCGATTGGAGCAGCGCTGCCGGGCCACCTACTGATGCCCCTACTGTGTCCCTGCCCTCATCGATCTGGTGCCCTCCACAAGGTTGAGCACATCCGCAGCCGGCTCGATTCGTGTCCCTATCCTCGTCGATCTGGTGCAAGAAGCTGTAAGTGCCTCTTTTGCTTATTGCATGAATGTCTAGTGTAGGATATGCTGTTAATTGGATGAATATATAGTTGCAAC is drawn from Panicum virgatum strain AP13 chromosome 1N, P.virgatum_v5, whole genome shotgun sequence and contains these coding sequences:
- the LOC120655612 gene encoding protein DEHYDRATION-INDUCED 19 homolog 4-like isoform X2, yielding MDSELWISRLMAAKRQFALQRAQRQHATPASHHDRFGYDDIEPEDEGRSDFPCPYCYEDHDITSLCTHLEDEHPFESKVVACPVCSARISKDLLEHITLQHGYLFKLQRHHRLRRVAGAGNHTLSYAGRDLQETYLKVLLGNSGRSSSTTNTSTSVTDSLLSSLVLNLSSSEAEDTSKSSAPAVAENSWFKRSLPSKNWKIR
- the LOC120655612 gene encoding protein DEHYDRATION-INDUCED 19 homolog 4-like isoform X1 encodes the protein MDSELWISRLMAAKRQFALQRAQRQHATPASHHDRFGYDDIEPEDEGRSDFPCPYCYEDHDITSLCTHLEDEHPFESKVVACPVCSARISKDLLEHITLQHGYLFKLQRHHRLRRVAGAGNHTLSYAGRDLQETYLKVLLGNSGRSSSTTNTSTSVTDSLLSSLVLNLSSSEAEDTSKSSAPAVAENSWFKRSLPSKNWKISSADSNLSHEEREQRRRRAVVRSAFVQHILVTTLFDD